Proteins from a genomic interval of Methanofastidiosum sp.:
- a CDS encoding transglutaminase-like domain-containing protein — protein sequence MVSEKNQKKKTPKKWFIIPVIFIAMFIVIDNVFFTEYYSSGPPLPPVLAQNATDDQVEQYTEKIQDLEKLLSSAQEENEELLVYQELFINSQKRSSLILQRYSTRIENNIVEDQRDIGKFITPNSEGINQLNEKIPSGNYLLNSYEYIVDNFYYYYDPFTRTSEGTQEWTNIKAYDLKNDKWLEVKLRDSVTTQNFPDIIFYPDETIDFGGGDCEDFAILYTSMAITKGYSSYVYIVDIDKDGIQILHAISTVNNRLLVDIPSKLYIEGNSQDDLFMKYIKAIKAERVTIINSFNDEEFSNIKKTYS from the coding sequence ATGGTTTCGGAAAAGAATCAAAAAAAGAAAACTCCAAAGAAATGGTTCATAATTCCAGTTATTTTTATCGCTATGTTCATAGTGATAGACAATGTTTTTTTCACAGAGTATTATTCTAGTGGTCCCCCTCTACCACCGGTATTAGCTCAGAACGCAACAGATGATCAAGTTGAACAATACACTGAAAAGATTCAAGATTTAGAAAAACTTCTTTCCAGCGCCCAAGAAGAAAATGAAGAACTACTTGTTTATCAAGAACTATTTATTAATTCGCAGAAAAGATCGTCGCTGATTCTGCAGAGATATTCTACAAGAATAGAGAATAATATAGTTGAAGATCAGAGAGACATCGGAAAATTTATCACTCCAAATTCCGAAGGAATAAATCAATTAAATGAAAAAATCCCCTCTGGGAACTATCTCTTAAATTCATACGAGTACATCGTAGACAATTTTTACTACTATTATGACCCATTTACCCGGACTTCAGAAGGCACTCAGGAATGGACAAACATCAAGGCATATGATTTAAAAAATGATAAGTGGCTTGAAGTCAAACTCAGAGACTCTGTAACGACACAGAACTTCCCTGACATAATTTTCTACCCTGACGAAACTATAGATTTTGGAGGAGGGGATTGCGAAGATTTTGCTATTCTTTACACTTCAATGGCAATTACTAAAGGTTACTCTTCATATGTTTATATTGTAGATATAGATAAAGATGGGATACAGATACTTCATGCCATATCTACAGTAAACAACAGACTTCTTGTAGATATACCTTCAAAACTTTACATAGAAGGAAATAGTCAAGATGACCTTTTCATGAAATATATCAAAGCAATAAAAGCAGAAAGAGTTACAATAATCAATAGCTTCAATGATGAAGAGTTCTCAAACATAAAGAAAACTTACAGCTAG
- a CDS encoding response regulator encodes MVKVLIAEDYLELLDFYKISLGYELLLAKDGDEAFEMYMKHKPDITLMDLKLPKKDGIEVIKEILAVDPDARIVAITAYGYLGPKALEAGAKDVIRKPFKISELNELINKYAKK; translated from the coding sequence ATGGTGAAAGTATTAATAGCCGAGGATTATTTGGAGCTTTTGGACTTTTATAAAATATCACTTGGTTACGAACTTCTTCTTGCAAAAGATGGAGATGAAGCATTTGAGATGTATATGAAACATAAACCCGACATAACTCTTATGGATCTAAAACTTCCAAAAAAGGATGGAATCGAGGTAATAAAAGAAATATTGGCGGTCGATCCAGATGCCAGAATAGTGGCCATTACAGCTTATGGCTACCTTGGACCCAAAGCTCTTGAAGCTGGGGCAAAAGATGTGATAAGAAAACCGTTTAAGATATCAGAGCTAAACGAATTAATTAATAAATATGCCAAGAAATAG
- the cas4 gene encoding CRISPR-associated protein Cas4, with protein sequence MIYVTDLTEYLFCPYKLYLKKIKGLPLPQTPEMLTGTIIHKIYEEVMLREKIIIDQRIDEKMGIDEIFKILYADSKRVIKNIMIKNKEKLKDAGVDYLELIKELQEELKEDELLKSIRIKKYIGLYGKDQNLYKNLFMMKDMEYSIFSNELGLSGKIDKLEEDSEGNLFPVELKTGLFSNGIRKHEKLQVSAYALLLEKERGIKIPLGFLEYYQVKQRIPFLIKDEDKKEVLDILSKVKELLEGEKEPRKDRKNFCKRCGYNEFCWGS encoded by the coding sequence ATGATTTATGTTACAGACCTGACTGAATACCTATTCTGTCCGTATAAACTATACCTCAAAAAAATTAAAGGCCTCCCGCTTCCACAAACACCTGAGATGCTAACCGGAACGATAATACACAAGATATACGAAGAAGTGATGTTGAGAGAAAAGATAATAATTGATCAACGAATAGATGAAAAAATGGGAATCGATGAAATCTTTAAGATTCTCTATGCAGATTCCAAAAGAGTCATTAAGAATATAATGATAAAAAACAAGGAAAAATTAAAAGATGCCGGCGTAGACTACCTAGAACTCATTAAAGAGCTCCAGGAAGAATTAAAGGAAGATGAGCTCTTGAAATCAATCCGGATCAAAAAATACATAGGTCTTTATGGCAAGGACCAAAATCTTTACAAAAATCTTTTCATGATGAAGGATATGGAGTATTCGATATTCTCAAATGAGTTGGGTTTAAGTGGAAAAATTGATAAGCTTGAAGAAGATTCAGAAGGAAACTTATTTCCTGTAGAACTTAAAACTGGGCTATTTTCAAACGGTATAAGAAAACATGAAAAACTACAAGTTTCAGCATATGCCCTGCTTTTAGAAAAAGAAAGAGGAATAAAAATACCTTTGGGATTTTTAGAATATTACCAGGTCAAACAGAGGATCCCTTTTCTGATTAAAGACGAAGACAAGAAGGAAGTACTGGATATACTATCAAAAGTAAAAGAACTTCTTGAAGGAGAAAAGGAGCCTAGAAAGGATAGGAAGAACTTCTGTAAGCGATGCGGATACAATGAATTCTGCTGGGGGAGCTAG
- a CDS encoding UbiA family prenyltransferase, translating to MGVKEFIEITRPSNALFSGVAVLIGALVAGGGFTDIFKIVSVFFVAIFACAGGNTINDYFDYEIDKINAPKRVLPRGAMNLMTAYRFSIMLFIISCIFAFMVNILAFSICVAACILMYIYAMILKRKPFSGNILVSFLTSITFIYGGTAVGSYKGVLILALISFFAMVSRELVKDIEDLEGDIKKGAKTLPAIIGESKTFSLAFVSLLIAAFLLYVPFVIGLYGYIYLGIVTPIVIFVFYILYKILKHNENSGAIQKNIKKAMYLVLLIFLLSALIYRIT from the coding sequence ATGGGAGTAAAAGAATTCATTGAAATAACAAGACCGTCAAACGCACTTTTTTCTGGCGTTGCAGTCCTAATAGGTGCACTTGTGGCAGGAGGCGGATTTACAGATATTTTCAAGATTGTTTCAGTATTCTTCGTTGCAATATTTGCCTGTGCCGGCGGAAATACAATAAATGATTACTTTGACTACGAGATAGACAAGATAAATGCGCCAAAAAGAGTCCTGCCAAGAGGCGCGATGAATTTAATGACTGCTTATAGATTCTCAATTATGTTGTTTATTATTTCATGCATATTTGCATTTATGGTTAATATTTTAGCATTTTCAATATGTGTTGCAGCTTGCATTTTGATGTATATATACGCAATGATTCTAAAAAGAAAACCATTCTCGGGGAACATCCTTGTGTCTTTTCTAACATCCATAACTTTTATCTATGGTGGCACGGCAGTTGGAAGTTATAAAGGCGTATTAATTCTCGCCTTGATTTCATTTTTTGCTATGGTCTCAAGGGAACTTGTAAAAGATATAGAAGATTTAGAGGGTGACATAAAAAAGGGCGCGAAAACCCTCCCCGCTATAATAGGCGAGTCAAAAACATTTAGCTTGGCCTTTGTTTCTCTTCTGATAGCGGCTTTTCTCTTATATGTCCCCTTTGTTATCGGGCTTTACGGCTATATTTATCTTGGAATTGTAACGCCTATTGTAATTTTTGTCTTTTACATACTTTATAAAATTCTAAAGCATAATGAGAATTCAGGGGCGATACAGAAAAACATAAAGAAGGCAATGTATCTTGTCTTATTGATATTCCTTCTAAGTGCGCTTATTTATAGAATTACTTAA
- a CDS encoding A24 family peptidase C-terminal domain-containing protein yields MDLFTILKIFIGGVVLFHASYLDIKKREIEEWHWIILAIIGFTHAIYLSFTFQSFRPILITGGVFLLMFGLALLLFYLGLFGGGDGKILMGLGALLPSLPGKEYAFGLFPVSVFDNALIISLFLPILILAYNLFRKDSPKEYYSGKLKKIVAMMVGYRLKTDKLSDKFYPLEEFKEGKRTIRLFIGDLDFDVKKYKEELIEKGIDNLWATPGLPFVVPITIGYFIAVLFGDVMLRVVMILILLK; encoded by the coding sequence ATGGATTTATTTACCATTCTTAAAATATTCATCGGGGGGGTTGTCCTTTTTCATGCTTCTTATCTTGACATAAAAAAGAGAGAGATTGAAGAGTGGCACTGGATTATTCTTGCAATAATAGGATTTACTCATGCAATTTATCTTTCCTTTACATTTCAATCGTTTAGGCCCATATTGATTACTGGTGGAGTATTTTTACTAATGTTTGGACTTGCTCTTTTGTTATTCTATCTAGGGCTGTTTGGAGGAGGAGATGGAAAAATATTAATGGGCCTTGGAGCGCTTTTACCCTCCCTTCCCGGAAAAGAATATGCATTTGGACTATTTCCCGTATCAGTTTTTGATAATGCCTTAATCATCAGCCTTTTTCTCCCTATTTTGATTCTAGCATATAATTTATTTAGAAAGGATTCTCCAAAAGAATATTATTCAGGGAAGCTCAAAAAAATAGTTGCTATGATGGTCGGTTATAGACTAAAAACAGATAAATTGTCTGACAAATTTTATCCCTTAGAGGAGTTTAAAGAGGGAAAAAGAACAATCAGACTTTTCATTGGAGATTTGGATTTCGATGTCAAGAAGTATAAAGAAGAGTTGATTGAAAAAGGCATAGACAATCTTTGGGCGACTCCAGGTCTCCCATTTGTCGTGCCCATAACAATTGGGTATTTTATAGCTGTTTTATTTGGAGATGTTATGCTTAGAGTAGTTATGATTCTTATTTTATTAAAATGA